The nucleotide window CCAAACGCCAAACTGGATTCCCGCTTTCGCGGGAATGACGGCCATAACACCGAACCACGTTACCCACAAATTTGTCGCGCACCCGCCAGCGGCGTTGGCACCGCCGGCACCGTCAGGCGCGCGAGCACCACCGCCGAGATCACAAAGCAGAGCGCGGCAATCGGGAAGAGCGCGCGATATCCCGCCGTCCACGCAAACACCGCACCTCCAAGCAACGCGCCGCCGCTCTGGAATATGTTGGTGAGTACCATGTTGATGCCGATCAGCTCACCGCGCCGTTCGGCCGGCAGCAGATCCATGAACAGTGGGCTGCCGGCCGTCATCTCGAGCACTCCCGCGATCGTGCCGGCCGCCACCGCGAGATAGAGCTGCCAGAGATTCCCGACCAGGACCCCCGTGAGCAGGTGCACCAGCCCGCCCGCCACGGTGGCCAGCAACAGCAGGCGCTTGCGGTCATAGGCATCCGCCAGTCGTCCCGCCGGCAGCGCCAGCAGTAGCCGCAGGATGCCGGCAACCGCCACCGCCAGTGACGCGTCGCCCACCGCAACGCCCAGATCGGTGGCAGCGAAGAGCGTGAAGTACGTCATCAGCATACCGCCGCCGAGATAGCGCAGCGAGGCCGACAGCAGGAACAGCACCATGGGCTCGCGCTGCGCGATCGCCCGCTTGATTTCGACCAGCGAAACGGCACCCCGCCGGCCGGCGGCGGCAAGCTCGCCCGCCGACTGACGCGGCTCCCGAATGAACAGCAGCGGCGGCACCGCGAAGAGAAGCGAGGCTAGGCCGGTAGCGTAGTACACCAGGGCAAAGTCCTTCTCCCAGAACACCTTGCCCGCCGCTTGAATGGCGATGGCGCCCAAGCCGCCGGCCAACATGAACAACGCCATCGCCCGGCCCCGCCGGGCCGGCGCTACCAGGTCGGGCACCAGCGACATCAGTGGACCGCCGCCGATCGAGGCAAACAGCGCCCGCAGCGCGAACAGTACGAGAAGCACAGCGGCAGCCGGCGCCAGCGGCAGCGCGAAGAAGACCAAGCTCGACAGCGTCACCCCCGCTACCGCATACGGGATGCGGCGGCCGAAGCGCGTGCGGCTGCGGTCGGATAAGTGCCCGAAGAACGGGTTGGCCACGGTCGAAACCAGTGGCCCTACCGCCAGCAACAAGCCAATGAGATAGCCGTTATCGGTGAATCGCCGCGCCAACGGCCCATCGAAGGTGATCATGGCCATGCGCGCGCCGAACCCGAAGGCAACCGCGACGAACAGGCGCGTGAAGCGCTGCTCCGCGCGGTCGAAACCGGCCAGCTCAGCGGCCATGCCCGTGTCCCGCCTCAGGGTTCAAGTCGCGCTCTGCGCGCAGCATCATCGGCGTCATCAAGGTTCGTCAGCGACAAGTCAAGCCCAGCGCCAAGTCCATCGCATTGACCACTATCACAGCGCGCGCGCCCCGCCAGGCCCGCCGCCACTTCAAGAACCTTGAGGTCCCCAGGTCAGCGCGGGCTCCGCCCGCAGCCCAAAGTCGAAAGTTGCTGGCAGGAATGCTCGCGCGGCGCGACGATTTCCGCAAATAGTAGAT belongs to Deltaproteobacteria bacterium and includes:
- a CDS encoding MFS transporter codes for the protein MAAELAGFDRAEQRFTRLFVAVAFGFGARMAMITFDGPLARRFTDNGYLIGLLLAVGPLVSTVANPFFGHLSDRSRTRFGRRIPYAVAGVTLSSLVFFALPLAPAAAVLLVLFALRALFASIGGGPLMSLVPDLVAPARRGRAMALFMLAGGLGAIAIQAAGKVFWEKDFALVYYATGLASLLFAVPPLLFIREPRQSAGELAAAGRRGAVSLVEIKRAIAQREPMVLFLLSASLRYLGGGMLMTYFTLFAATDLGVAVGDASLAVAVAGILRLLLALPAGRLADAYDRKRLLLLATVAGGLVHLLTGVLVGNLWQLYLAVAAGTIAGVLEMTAGSPLFMDLLPAERRGELIGINMVLTNIFQSGGALLGGAVFAWTAGYRALFPIAALCFVISAVVLARLTVPAVPTPLAGARQICG